Proteins encoded in a region of the Marmota flaviventris isolate mMarFla1 chromosome 3, mMarFla1.hap1, whole genome shotgun sequence genome:
- the LOC139705255 gene encoding uncharacterized protein, whose product MILPGWLLVSLFLLITAKGEEGQWWAVARAWPMPLPVHANSSFLPTLFSTSCDLNAPCLAPRGDSITPFNGSRVSLKGVFCFAMSENNYISLRVKNVTVWKDPMQSSKVSDGMLLAALTQVSQGMQSGSGDTSKGTLNITTLMTTSEVVVPMTPKNKTPNATRFRASPLCTPNKEFPPIFTSCQGLSWDKLQIADGFSLSPSLKRFNDSRNASHIIGEYLSGTWSLEAENLIQSQLTQIAVLNSTRVEPVTLGQLTSWLSSAFSFFKEWVGVDIFGTMCCFGIVLCLWLLCRLRARHMLKKTMIVQALAALEQGDSPQVWLAHLKM is encoded by the exons ATGATTCTCCCGGGATGGCTCCTGGTTTCGCTGTTCCTTCTGATTACGGCAAAGGGTGAGGAAGGGCAATGGTGGGCGGTGGCCCGAGCTTGGCCTATGCCACTGCCAGTTCATGCTAATTCTAGTTTTCTCCCTACTCTTTTCTCCACTTCATGTGACTTGAATGCACCTTGCCTTGCACCCCGGGGAGATTCCATTACTCCTTTTAATGGGTCCCGTGTGTCCCTTAAGGGAGTTTTTTGCTTTGCCATGAGCGAAAATAATTACATCTCCCTCCGAGTTAAAAATGTGACTGTCTGGAAAGATCCCATGCAGTCAAGCAAGGTGTCAGATGGCATGCTTTTAGCTGCGCTCACACAAGTAAGCCAGGGGATGCAAAGTGGCTCGGGTGACACCTCTAAAGGGACATTAAATATTACTACCCTAATGACAACTTCGGAGGTGGTAGTACCCATGACACCAAAAAATAAGACCCCTAATGCTACCCGTTTCCGAGCCTCTCCCCTATGCACTCCTAATAAAGAATTCCCTCCAATCTTTACATCCTGTCAGGGCTTGTCTTGGGACAAACTTCAGATCGCTGATGGATTCTCCCTTTCTCCGTCTTTAAAGAG atttaatgattccagaaatgcttCTCACATCATCGGAGAATACCtgtccggaacctggtccttggaagcagaaaacttgatccagtctcaactgactcagattgctgttttgaatagtacccgtgtcgaaccagtgactttgggtcaactcaccagttggctgtcctctgccttttccttttttaaggaatgggtgggagtggacATTTTTGGGACAATGTGTTGCTTTGGTAtcgtactttgtttgtggcttctctgtcgccttaggGCCCGCCATATGTTAAAAAAGACAATGAttgtacaagctcttgcagctctAGAACAGGGTGATTCTCCACAGGTCTGGCTTgctcatttgaaaatgtaa